The following proteins come from a genomic window of Nicotiana tomentosiformis chromosome 12, ASM39032v3, whole genome shotgun sequence:
- the LOC138903311 gene encoding uncharacterized protein — MVGERVLLQVLPMKRVMRLRKRGKLSPRFICPFEVLRRVREVAYELALPPSLEGVHPVFHVSMFRRYHGDPSHVLDFSSVQLDKDLSYIEEPMSILDRQVWKLRSKNIASVKVQWWGHPVKEATWETEQDMRNRYPHFSPLLAFK; from the coding sequence atggttggagagcgggtcctgcttcAGGTTTTGCCTATGAAGCGCGTTATGAGGTTAAGAAAGAGgggaaagctgagcccaaggtttatttgcccctttgaggtgttgcggcgagttagggaggttgcttatgagcttgccttacctcccagcctagaaggagttcatccggtatttcatgtttcgatgttCCGGAGGTATCatggagatccgtctcatgtgttggatttcagctcagtccagttggacaaggatctatcctacaTTGAGGAGCCAATgtctattttggacaggcaggtttggaagctgaggtcaaagaacattgcatcagtaaaggttcagtggtgGGGCCATCCAGTCaaagaggcaacttgggagaccgaacaggatatgcgcaaccgttatcctcactTTTCACCACTTctg